In Heliangelus exortis chromosome Z, bHelExo1.hap1, whole genome shotgun sequence, a genomic segment contains:
- the LOC139789779 gene encoding myogenesis-regulating glycosidase-like, with translation MITYRAGKHGNNQKSDAKESHLPKNVTPVKQKPSKELRPMLMAILLGLILFIAAVVAWCYYTVSLRKAERLKTELMDLRADGFVIRNQHGEVVFRLAFHSGRLDLESCSKEGEILSCTRSSTGPLNFFIQTVKPKDTVMCYRVRWEELAAGPAVEHTMFWEDAHWYGGSEMSTQHWPIRLAGYQEPVPYVTSDVYSFRDSFGGILERYWISSKAVAIKINDSVPFHLGFNASERTLFFQARYKDSPYKPPPGQQPFPELSYRVCVGSDITSIHKYMVRRYFNKPSKIPAENAFRYPIWSTWALYKKDINQYKVLDFARNIKKYHFNCSHIEIDDMYTQAYGDFDFDPAKFPNVTEMFAKLREDGFKVTLWIHPFIHTNSSSFKEGIEHQLFIKEPSGRLPAMVEWWNGIGAILDFTNPAARDWFQSHLRQLRHKYGISSFKFDAGETSYLPKQFSTFRPLSDPSIWSRRYTEMAIPFYELAEVRVGYQSQNISCFFRIIDRDSIWGYELGLKSLIPTVLTISMLGYPFLLPDMIGGNFLPNKTEGAVEIPDRELYVRWLELSAFMPSMQFSIPPWLYDKEVVEIAQKFTELHESLVAPLLLELAGEVTDTGDPIIRPIWWISPRDEAAHRIDSQFLIGDTLMVAPVLEMGKQERDVYLPAGKWRSYKGELFEKTPVLLTDYPVDLDEVAYFLWVS, from the coding sequence ATGATTACCTATCGCGCAGGAAAACATGGGAACAATCAAAAGAGCGATGCCAAGGAAAGTCATTTGCCCAAAAATGTCACACCGGTGAAGCAGAAGCCCTCCAAGGAGCTGAGGCCCATGCTGATGGCCATCTTGTTGGGCCTGATCCTGTTCATTGCTGCAGTGGTGGCCTGGTGCTACTACACCGTGTCCCTGAGGAAGGCGGAGCGCCTGAAGACGGAGCTGATGGACCTGCGGGCAGATGGCTTTGTCATCAGGAACCAGCACGGGGAGGTGGTCTTCCGCCTGGCCTTCCACTCGGGCAGGCTCGACCTGGAGTCGTGCTCCAAGGAGGGTGAGATTTTGAGCTGCACGCGGTCGAGCACGGGGCCGCTCAACTTCTTCATCCAGACGGTGAAGCCCAAGGACACGGTGATGTGCTACCGCGTGCGCTGGGAGGAGCTGGCGGCCGGCCCGGCGGTGGAGCACACCATGTTCTGGGAGGACGCCCACTGGTACGGGGGCTCGGAGATGAGCACCCAGCACTGGCCCATCCGCCTGGCTGGCTACCAGGAGCCTGTGCCCTACGTGACGAGCGACGTCTACTCCTTCCGAGACAGCTTTGGGGGCATCCTCGAGCGCTACTGGATCTCCTCCAAGGCAGTGGCCATCAAGATCAACGACTCGGTGCCCTTCCACCTGGGCTTCAACGCCAGCGAGCGCACCCTCTTCTTCCAGGCCCGCTACAAGGACTCTCCCTACAAACCCCCCCCGGGGCAGCAGCCCTTCCCCGAGCTCAGCTACCGCGTCTGCGTCGGCTCCGACATCACCTCCATCCACAAGTATATGGTGCGCAGGTACTTCAACAAGCCCTCCAAGATCCCTGCAGAGAACGCCTTCCGATACCCCATCTGGTCCACCTGGGCACTCTACAAAAAAGATATCAATCAGTATAAAGTTCTGGATTTTGCACGAAACATCAAGAAGTACCATTTTAACTGCAGCCACATTGAAATCGATGACATGTACACGCAAGCTTATGGGGACTTTGACTTTGACCCTGCCAAATTCCCTAACGTGACAGAGATGTTTGCAAAACTAAGGGAAGATGGGTTTAAAGTCACACTGTGGATTCATCCATTCATACACACaaattcttccagttttaagGAGGGGATTGAACATCAGCTGTTCATCAAGGAGCCATCTGGGCGGCTGCCAGCCATGGTGGAGTGGTGGAATGGAATTGGGGCCATCCTGGACTTCACCAACCCGGCAGCCCGGGACTGGTTCCAGAGCCACCTGCGCCAGCTCCGACACAAATATGGCATCTCCTCCTTCAAGTTTGATGCGGGTGAGACCAGCTACCTGCCCAAGCAGTTCAGCACCTTCCGCCCACTTTCAGACCCCAGTATCTGGTCACGACGCTACACAGAGATGGCCATCCCCTTCTACGAGCTGGCCGAGGTGCGGGTGGGCTACCAGTCACAGAacatctcctgcttcttccGCATCATTGACCGTGACTCCATCTGGGGTTATGAGCTTGGTCTCAAGTCCCTCATCCCCACGGTGCTCACCATCAGCATGCTGGGGTACCCTTTTCTCCTGCCAGATATGATTGGAGGAAACTTCCTCCCCAACAAGACAGAAGGGGCAGTGGAGATCCCTGACCGGGAGCTGTACGTGCGCTGGTTGGAGCTGTCGGCCTTCATGCCCTCCATGCAGTTCTCCATCCCACCCTGGCTCTATgacaaggaggtggtggagatTGCTCAGAAGTTCACCGAGCTTCACGAGTCACTGGTGgctccactgctgctggagctggctggggaggTCACTGACACAGGTGACCCCATCATCCGTCCCATCTGGTGGATCTCCCCCCGTGACGAGGCCGCTCACCGGATCGACTCCCAGTTCCTCATTGGGGATACCCTGATGGTGGCCCCTGTCCTGGAGATGGGCAAGCAGGAGCGTGATGTGTACCTGCCAGCGGGCAAGTGGCGCAGCTACAAGGGGGAGTTGTTTGAGAAGACCCCGGTGCTGCTCACGGACTATCCTGTCGACCTGGATGAGGTTGCCTATTTCCTATGGGTTTCCTAA
- the LOC139790338 gene encoding myogenesis-regulating glycosidase-like, whose translation MYTFLPENFTPVKQKPSKELRPMLMAILLGLILFIAAVVAWCYYTVSLRKAERLKTELMDLRADGFVIRNQHGEVVFRLAFHSGRLDLESCSKEGEILSCTRSSTGPLNFFIQTVKPKDTVMCYRVRWEELAAGPAVEHTMFWEDAHWYGGSEMSTQHWPIRLAGYQEPVPYVTSDVYSFRDSFGGILERYWISSKAAAIKINDSVPFHLGFNASERTLFFQARYKDSPYKPPPGQQPFPELSYRVCVGSDITSIHKYMVRRYFNKPSKIPAENAFRYPIWSTWALYKNDIDQDKVLRFAEKIKKYHFNCSHIEIDDMYTQAYGDFDFDPAKFPNVTEMFAKLREDGFKVTLWTHPFINYNSSNFGVGIERQLFIKEPSGRLPAMVEWWNGIGAILDFTNPAARDWFQSHLRQLRHKYGISSFKFDAGETSYLPKQFSTFRPLSDPSIWSRRYTEMAIPFYELAEVRVGYQSQNISCFFRIIDRDSVWGYELGLKSLIPTVLTISMLGYPFISADMIGGNFFPNKTEGAVEIPDRELYVRWLELSAFMPSMQFAIPPWLYDKEVVEIAQKFTELHESLVAPLLLELAGEVTDTGDPIIRPIWWISPRDEAAHRIDSQFLIGDTLMVAPVLEMGKQERDVYLPAGKWRSYKGELFEKTPVLLTDYPVDLDEVAYFLWVS comes from the coding sequence ATGTATACCTTCCTTCCCGAGAACTTCACACCGGTGAAGCAGAAGCCCTCCAAGGAGCTGAGGCCCATGCTGATGGCCATCTTGTTGGGCCTGATCCTGTTCATTGCTGCAGTGGTGGCCTGGTGCTACTACACCGTGTCCCTGAGGAAGGCGGAGCGCCTGAAGACGGAGCTGATGGACCTGCGGGCAGATGGCTTTGTCATCAGGAACCAGCACGGGGAGGTGGTCTTCCGCCTGGCCTTCCACTCGGGCAGGCTCGACCTGGAGTCGTGCTCCAAGGAGGGTGAGATTTTGAGCTGCACGCGGTCGAGCACGGGGCCGCTCAACTTCTTCATCCAGACGGTGAAGCCCAAGGACACGGTGATGTGCTACCGCGTGCGCTGGGAGGAGCTGGCGGCCGGCCCGGCGGTGGAGCACACCATGTTCTGGGAGGACGCCCACTGGTACGGGGGCTCGGAGATGAGCACCCAGCACTGGCCCATCCGCCTGGCTGGCTACCAGGAGCCCGTGCCCTACGTGACGAGCGACGTCTACTCCTTCCGAGACAGCTTTGGGGGCATCCTCGAGCGCTACTGGATCTCCTCCAAGGCAGCGGCCATCAAGATCAACGACTCGGTGCCCTTCCACCTGGGCTTCAACGCCAGCGAGCGCACCCTCTTCTTCCAGGCCCGCTACAAGGACTCTCCCTACAAACCCCCCCCGGGGCAGCAGCCCTTCCCCGAGCTCAGCTACCGCGTCTGCGTGGGCTCTGACATCACCTCCATCCACAAGTATATGGTGCGCAGGTACTTCAACAAGCCCTCCAAGATCCCTGCGGAGAACGCCTTCCGATACCCCATCTGGTCCACCTGGGCACTCTACAAGAATGATATTGACCAAGATAAAGTCTTGCGATTTGCTGAAAAGATCAAGAAGTACCATTTTAACTGCAGCCACATTGAAATCGATGACATGTACACGCAAGCTTATGGGGACTTTGACTTTGACCCTGCCAAGTTCCCTAACGTGACAGAGATGTTTGCAAAACTAAGGGAAGATGGGTTTAAAGTCACACTGTGGACTCATCCATTCATTAACTACAATTCCTCCAACTTTGGGGTGGGGATTGAACGTCAGCTGTTCATCAAGGAGCCATCTGGGCGGCTGCCAGCCATGGTGGAGTGGTGGAATGGAATTGGGGCCATCCTGGACTTCACCAACCCAGCAGCCCGGGACTGGTTCCAGAGCCACCTGCGCCAGCTCCGACACAAATATGGCATCTCCTCCTTCAAGTTTGATGCGGGTGAGACCAGCTACCTGCCCAAGCAGTTCAGCACCTTCCGCCCACTCTCAGACCCCAGTATCTGGTCACGACGCTACACAGAGATGGCCATCCCCTTCTACGAGCTGGCCGAGGTGCGAGTGGGCTATCAGTCACAGAacatctcctgcttcttccGCATCATTGACCGTGACTCTGTCTGGGGTTATGAGCTTGGTCTCAAGTCCCTCATCCCCACGGTGCTCACCATCAGCATGCTGGGGTACCCTTTCATATCTGCTGACATGATTGGGGGgaattttttccccaacaaGACAGAAGGGGCAGTGGAGATCCCTGACCGGGAGCTGTACGTGCGCTGGTTGGAGCTGTCGGCCTTCATGCCCTCCATGCAGTTTGCCATCCCACCCTGGCTCTATgacaaggaggtggtggagatTGCTCAGAAGTTCACCGAGCTTCACGAGTCACTGGTGgctccactgctgctggagctggccGGGGAGGTCACTGACACAGGTGACCCCATCATCCGTCCCATCTGGTGGATCTCCCCCCGCGACGAGGCCGCTCACCGGATCGACTCCCAGTTCCTCATTGGGGATACCCTGATGGTGGCCCCTGTCCTGGAGATGGGCAAGCAGGAGCGTGATGTGTACCTGCCAGCGGGCAAGTGGCGCAGCTACAAGGGGGAGTTGTTTGAGAAGACCCCGGTGCTGCTCACGGACTATCCTGTTGACCTGGATGAGGTTGCCTATTTCCTATGGGTTTCCTAA